The following coding sequences lie in one Klebsiella huaxiensis genomic window:
- a CDS encoding metal-dependent hydrolase, whose translation MPTIITHAALPLCLGAGLGLQIIPPRLLLAGVVLAMLPDADVLSFKFGIAYGNVFGHRGFTHSLLFAFVVPLLCVLFAGRWFRVGLVRSWLFLTVSLLSHSLLDSITTGGKGVGWLWPWLDERFFAPWQVIKVAPFALAQYTTPSGHQVIISELQWVWLPGAVLTLCLWAYRSRKKM comes from the coding sequence ATGCCAACCATCATTACCCACGCCGCCTTGCCTTTATGTCTTGGAGCCGGGCTGGGGCTACAGATTATCCCACCACGTCTGTTGCTGGCTGGCGTCGTACTTGCCATGTTGCCGGATGCCGATGTGCTGTCATTCAAGTTCGGCATCGCCTACGGCAATGTCTTCGGCCATCGCGGTTTTACGCATTCCCTCCTGTTTGCGTTTGTTGTTCCGCTGCTTTGCGTATTATTTGCGGGGCGATGGTTCCGCGTCGGCCTGGTGCGTAGCTGGCTGTTTTTGACGGTTTCGTTGCTGTCACATAGCCTGCTGGATTCAATTACCACAGGTGGGAAAGGTGTAGGCTGGCTGTGGCCATGGCTGGATGAGCGTTTCTTTGCACCCTGGCAGGTCATCAAAGTCGCTCCTTTTGCCTTAGCGCAATACACTACGCCATCCGGCCATCAGGTTATTATTTCAGAACTACAGTGGGTCTGGCTGCCGGGAGCCGTTCTGACGCTGTGTTTGTGGGCATATAGAAGCCGGAAAAAAATGTAA
- a CDS encoding fimbrial biogenesis chaperone, translated as MKRISWSLKGKVALLLLTCISHSALSAVRPQLTRAIAYAADKETAVEIINDAPNSYMIQSWMEDLNGRDDNIPIVLTPPVMKLNGGNEGKLRLVVIPSQVPQDRESVYWLNIQEIPPKSKASIDNKLVIAIRSRMKVFVRPVGFNYEDARDAVNKLTWSVEKEGGKTWLKAKNNSAYYISFGKLALKQGTKAEVMLDDKFHMPPPFGSQRYEVPQNISGSVKLIYSAVHDYGGAGKEFTTEVNL; from the coding sequence ATGAAACGGATATCATGGAGTTTGAAAGGAAAGGTTGCGTTATTACTACTCACATGCATCAGCCATTCTGCACTCTCAGCGGTTCGTCCTCAACTGACTCGTGCTATCGCATATGCTGCAGATAAAGAGACAGCGGTTGAGATTATTAATGACGCACCCAATAGTTATATGATTCAGTCGTGGATGGAAGATCTTAATGGTCGTGATGATAATATCCCCATAGTTCTCACCCCACCGGTAATGAAATTAAATGGAGGAAACGAGGGTAAACTGCGATTGGTAGTCATTCCTTCACAGGTTCCTCAGGATCGTGAGTCAGTTTATTGGCTGAATATACAAGAAATCCCACCAAAATCAAAAGCCAGTATAGATAATAAACTGGTTATTGCAATTCGTAGTCGCATGAAGGTTTTTGTTCGTCCAGTAGGGTTTAATTACGAAGATGCACGCGATGCGGTAAATAAACTGACGTGGTCAGTAGAAAAAGAGGGAGGTAAAACCTGGCTGAAGGCTAAAAATAATTCGGCTTATTATATTAGTTTTGGTAAATTAGCATTAAAACAAGGTACCAAAGCTGAAGTGATGCTGGACGACAAATTTCATATGCCACCACCGTTTGGTTCCCAACGCTATGAGGTTCCCCAAAATATATCTGGTTCGGTGAAATTGATCTACAGCGCAGTTCATGACTATGGCGGTGCAGGTAAAGAGTTTACAACAGAGGTGAATCTTTAA
- a CDS encoding fimbrial protein, whose translation MYKKIFTSGMLFVAVTAPCHASTFSEQVTWLAGDNAGQPAGTCIYNIPDNNKPLSQPKTLVIDDNLQNNSVIYTWGNFLDFSATCTGSGISNSDPKISVPSSSKTFLSYSVSFSGTTSTAPNNIYTNNSGLSLKYTYLFNQAAPEPCQGCQPFPDSGDASFGTLLAAIRINNKYVPDNGFESEREKYQDFITMYFFVVKPLSDGRYSFASTTPITQSYQVKAELIKDGPIDYDATPLALRSGYSSIQVYAGNVYSTYAFDIGSGGVQIVRPTCQLKTKDYIVPMSNWVSIDPVVKPGIFPAYGSQVPVNIVMECSGKVDDTQISFEDANSVSSRQDVSLYDSTGGTIIDGLAIQLLYNNAAIPTDNTKIVISGLGTTKAIADSTPLFDSTSIVNFTARYVQTDAIKMNGTEYTGPVTGKLNIWVTYN comes from the coding sequence ATGTATAAAAAAATATTTACTTCAGGCATGCTTTTTGTCGCTGTAACTGCGCCGTGCCATGCCTCTACTTTTTCCGAACAGGTAACCTGGCTAGCTGGAGACAATGCAGGTCAGCCTGCTGGTACCTGTATATATAACATTCCAGATAACAACAAACCCTTATCACAACCTAAAACTTTAGTGATTGATGATAACCTGCAAAATAACTCCGTTATTTATACTTGGGGTAATTTTCTCGATTTTTCTGCAACCTGTACCGGATCCGGCATCAGTAATTCCGATCCTAAAATATCTGTGCCGAGTTCCAGTAAGACATTTCTAAGTTACAGCGTCAGTTTCAGTGGTACCACGTCTACAGCGCCAAATAATATATATACCAATAATAGTGGCTTATCACTTAAATATACTTACTTATTTAATCAAGCCGCCCCGGAACCTTGTCAAGGCTGTCAACCCTTTCCTGACAGCGGTGATGCAAGCTTTGGAACGCTGTTAGCTGCAATAAGAATTAATAACAAATATGTCCCAGACAACGGATTTGAGTCAGAAAGGGAAAAATATCAAGATTTTATTACCATGTATTTTTTTGTGGTTAAGCCTCTAAGTGATGGAAGATATTCCTTCGCTAGTACGACCCCTATAACTCAATCATATCAAGTAAAGGCCGAATTAATAAAAGATGGACCGATAGATTATGATGCAACGCCGCTGGCGCTCCGGAGCGGCTATAGCAGTATTCAGGTATATGCTGGTAATGTTTACTCTACTTATGCTTTTGATATCGGCAGCGGAGGTGTTCAAATCGTCCGGCCAACCTGTCAGCTCAAAACAAAAGATTATATAGTCCCTATGAGTAACTGGGTAAGCATCGATCCGGTTGTTAAGCCCGGCATTTTTCCCGCCTATGGCAGTCAGGTTCCGGTCAATATTGTGATGGAATGCTCAGGGAAGGTTGATGACACCCAAATCAGCTTTGAAGACGCGAACAGTGTATCCTCCAGGCAGGATGTGAGTCTGTACGATTCTACTGGTGGTACTATAATCGACGGCCTTGCCATTCAGTTATTATATAATAATGCTGCAATTCCGACAGATAATACAAAGATAGTGATTAGCGGATTGGGGACAACCAAAGCCATAGCTGATAGCACGCCGTTATTTGATTCAACCAGCATTGTAAATTTTACCGCCCGCTATGTTCAAACAGATGCAATAAAAATGAACGGTACCGAATACACAGGTCCCGTTACCGGGAAGTTAAATATTTGGGTAACATATAATTGA
- the cysS gene encoding cysteine--tRNA ligase: MLKIFNTLTRQKEEFKPIHAGEVGMYVCGITVYDLCHIGHGRTFVSFDVVSRYLRFLGYKLKYVRNITDIDDKIIKRANENGESFVALVDRMIAEMHKDFDALNILRPDQEPRATHHIPEIIEITEQLIAKGHAYVADNGDVMFDVPTDPNYGQLSRQDLDQLQAGARVDVVDVKHNPMDFVLWKMSKEGEPSWPSPWGAGRPGWHIECSAMNCKQLGNHFDIHGGGSDLMFPHHENEIAQSTCAHDGEYVNYWMHSGMVMVDREKMSKSLGNFFTVRDVLKYYDAETIRYFLMSGHYRSQLNYSEENLKQARSALERLYTALRGTDRTAEPAGGEVFEARFIEAMDDDFNTPEAYSALFDMAREVNRLKSEDAAAANAMAAHMRKLASVLGLLEQEPDAFLQSGAQADDGEVAEIESLIQQRLDARKAKDWAAADAARDRLNEMGIVLEDGPQGTTWRRK, translated from the coding sequence ATGTTAAAAATTTTTAATACACTGACGCGCCAAAAAGAAGAATTTAAACCTATCCATGCCGGGGAAGTTGGCATGTACGTGTGTGGTATTACCGTTTACGACCTCTGTCATATCGGCCATGGCCGTACGTTTGTTTCATTCGACGTGGTTTCACGCTACCTGCGCTTTCTCGGCTACAAGCTGAAGTATGTGCGCAACATCACCGACATTGACGACAAAATCATTAAGCGTGCTAATGAAAACGGCGAAAGCTTCGTTGCGCTGGTGGATCGTATGATTGCCGAGATGCACAAAGACTTCGACGCGCTGAATATCCTGCGCCCGGATCAGGAACCACGTGCAACTCACCATATCCCGGAAATCATTGAGATCACCGAGCAGCTGATCGCCAAAGGTCATGCTTATGTCGCAGACAACGGCGACGTGATGTTCGACGTCCCGACCGACCCGAACTATGGTCAGCTGTCGCGCCAGGACCTCGACCAGCTGCAGGCCGGTGCGCGCGTTGATGTGGTTGACGTCAAGCATAACCCGATGGACTTCGTGCTGTGGAAGATGTCGAAAGAGGGCGAGCCGAGCTGGCCGTCGCCGTGGGGCGCGGGCCGTCCGGGTTGGCACATCGAGTGTTCAGCGATGAACTGCAAACAGTTGGGCAACCATTTCGACATTCACGGCGGTGGTTCCGACCTGATGTTCCCGCACCATGAAAACGAAATCGCCCAGTCCACGTGTGCTCATGACGGCGAGTACGTTAACTACTGGATGCACTCCGGGATGGTGATGGTTGACCGCGAGAAGATGTCAAAATCGCTGGGCAACTTCTTTACCGTGCGCGACGTGCTCAAGTACTACGACGCGGAGACCATTCGCTACTTCCTGATGTCAGGTCACTATCGCAGCCAGCTGAACTATAGCGAAGAGAACCTCAAACAGGCGCGCTCAGCGCTGGAACGTCTGTACACTGCGCTGCGCGGAACTGACAGAACCGCAGAGCCAGCGGGCGGTGAGGTGTTTGAAGCGCGTTTCATTGAAGCGATGGACGACGATTTCAACACCCCGGAAGCCTACTCTGCACTGTTCGATATGGCGCGTGAAGTGAACCGCCTGAAGAGCGAAGATGCCGCCGCAGCCAACGCCATGGCAGCGCATATGCGTAAGCTCGCCTCGGTGCTGGGCCTGCTGGAGCAGGAGCCGGATGCTTTCCTGCAAAGCGGTGCGCAGGCGGACGACGGAGAGGTGGCCGAAATTGAGTCTTTGATCCAACAGCGCCTGGATGCGCGTAAAGCGAAAGACTGGGCGGCTGCGGATGCTGCGCGTGACCGTCTCAACGAGATGGGCATTGTGCTGGAAGACGGTCCACAGGGTACCACCTGGCGGCGTAAGTAA
- a CDS encoding fimbrial protein, protein MKMNRVLMAALASSALLSASAMAADGTITFNGQVTASACTTVAGAAIIGGTASNNATIGLPNVTATSLSAAAGTYAGHTPFTIELSGCQATAALNNVRALFTTTTSPVGDSNIMGNTAVGGAGDVGIAILSGGTQVDLNGGPSVAPGVALPPSGTPGAVSLQYTAAYKSLSTSVTTGPVQGITDYVISYY, encoded by the coding sequence ATGAAAATGAACCGTGTTTTAATGGCTGCTTTAGCTTCCTCTGCTTTGTTATCCGCAAGCGCAATGGCTGCTGACGGAACCATCACCTTCAATGGTCAGGTTACTGCTAGCGCATGTACCACTGTTGCAGGCGCTGCAATAATTGGCGGCACCGCATCTAACAACGCAACTATCGGTCTGCCAAATGTAACCGCCACTTCTCTAAGTGCGGCCGCAGGCACCTACGCGGGACATACACCGTTCACAATTGAACTCAGCGGCTGCCAGGCAACAGCAGCACTGAACAACGTACGTGCTCTGTTCACCACAACCACTTCTCCTGTCGGAGATAGTAATATCATGGGTAACACCGCAGTTGGTGGTGCAGGTGACGTAGGTATTGCAATTTTGTCTGGCGGTACCCAAGTTGATCTGAACGGCGGCCCAAGCGTAGCACCTGGCGTAGCCCTGCCTCCTTCAGGAACTCCAGGGGCAGTCTCTCTGCAATACACCGCAGCGTATAAATCGCTCAGCACCAGCGTAACCACTGGTCCGGTTCAAGGTATTACAGATTACGTCATTTCTTACTATTAA
- the folD gene encoding bifunctional methylenetetrahydrofolate dehydrogenase/methenyltetrahydrofolate cyclohydrolase FolD — protein sequence MAAKIIDGKTIAQQVRSEVAEKVKARVAAGFRAPGLAVVLVGSNPASQIYVASKRKACEEVGFVSRSYDLPETTSEAELLELIDTLNADNAIDGILVQLPLPAGIDNVKVLERISPDKDVDGFHPYNVGRLCQRAPRLRPCTPRGIVTLLERYNIDTYGLNAVVIGASNIVGRPMSMELLLAGCTTTVTHRFTKNLRHHVENADLLIVAVGKPGFIPGEWIKEGAIVVDVGINRLESGKVVGDVVYEDAAARASFITPVPGGVGPMTVATLIQNTLQACEEYHDIQEA from the coding sequence ATGGCAGCAAAAATTATTGACGGTAAAACGATTGCGCAGCAGGTACGCTCTGAGGTTGCGGAAAAAGTGAAGGCTCGCGTTGCGGCAGGATTTCGTGCCCCAGGGTTAGCCGTCGTACTGGTTGGCAGCAACCCAGCATCGCAGATTTATGTCGCTAGCAAGCGCAAAGCGTGTGAAGAGGTAGGCTTCGTCTCCCGTTCGTACGATCTCCCGGAAACCACCAGCGAAGCGGAGCTGCTGGAGCTTATCGACACGCTGAATGCCGATAACGCTATTGACGGTATTCTGGTCCAACTGCCGCTGCCCGCTGGTATTGATAATGTTAAAGTTCTCGAACGCATTTCGCCGGACAAAGACGTCGACGGTTTCCACCCGTATAACGTGGGCCGCCTGTGCCAGCGCGCACCGCGCCTGCGTCCGTGCACCCCGCGCGGCATCGTGACCCTGCTTGAACGTTACAACATCGATACCTACGGCCTGAACGCGGTGGTCATTGGCGCATCCAATATTGTCGGACGCCCGATGAGCATGGAGCTGCTGTTAGCAGGTTGCACCACGACCGTGACCCATCGCTTTACCAAAAACCTGCGTCATCACGTCGAAAACGCCGACCTGCTGATCGTCGCGGTCGGTAAACCGGGCTTTATTCCGGGTGAATGGATTAAAGAAGGCGCGATTGTGGTCGATGTTGGCATTAACCGCCTGGAAAGCGGCAAAGTGGTTGGCGACGTGGTCTATGAAGATGCCGCCGCACGCGCATCGTTCATCACGCCGGTTCCCGGCGGCGTCGGCCCTATGACCGTTGCCACTCTCATTCAGAACACGCTGCAGGCGTGCGAAGAGTATCACGACATTCAGGAGGCCTGA
- the ybcJ gene encoding ribosome-associated protein YbcJ, translating to MANFSLGKHPHVELCDLLKLEGWSESGAQAKIAIADGLVKVDGAVETRKRCKIVAGQTVSFEGQSITVTE from the coding sequence ATGGCGAATTTTTCTTTAGGCAAACACCCGCACGTTGAACTGTGCGATCTGCTGAAGCTGGAAGGCTGGAGCGAGAGCGGCGCGCAGGCGAAAATCGCCATTGCCGATGGTCTGGTCAAAGTCGACGGCGCGGTCGAAACCCGCAAGCGCTGCAAAATCGTCGCCGGCCAAACGGTGAGCTTTGAAGGTCAAAGCATTACCGTTACCGAGTAA
- a CDS encoding fimbria/pilus outer membrane usher protein gives MEKKNYYKGYAPTSLHKAIFHRNLLGLCISVILAAIPSIALSNDFEFEEGFLKKDKNGASPDIFLIKNSVSPGIKQVDVYLNERLVDQYPINFIENAKKDEVIACLPSDFLKQIGIKTENYDKWKKPSTTPVKNVVETKKLQVCEDLASSIPHSRIDYDDTVQILKIQVPQVAIDSTHFTMISPKEWDHGVANLRTSYSGYYYQTQLKNTHNSNIDDKTSSAYINLNSVAGFGPWRLFSIDSFSRDTQGKWDNNHDRLYMSRDFAPVHGTFAVGDLYTKTKSSIFGPIPLRGISLNTSESMMLDNEFSYAPVIRGVARTNARIYVRQRNNIIYSATLTPGEFAIDDIYSAQVGADLEVTVEEADGTKQVFWVPFTTLPTLLRPGTLRYGTAIGQYRDGANSADQPWLGTTNIEYGFEKITVNNTLLIAENYQSAAIGTAWNVGSLGAFSFEFANAYYRETWNDDVSHNGSALRLLYAKQFSETDTGLQILGYQYRSENFLDFSEFMTRSNYEDINGYDYGDSGWNRRRRSRVEMNINQGLAGKGSLYFSLSQDRFYNTSDKSTSISGGAGTNIGSANVSLSWTYTKDNNFKDNQLNLNVSIPLHWGKNAASIGTVNYGLTRNKDNRYNQTLGYSGTALDNNLNYSANFQRNEEGNYSESFSAGYSSSLAALNGSVGHDDNSTQFSAGMSGGLVLYRGGLILTPALGRTIGIIETPDASGIGVNSSNNAKTDYWGRTVVNYLTPYRYNTLTLDTTHAENVELKETTRKVVPSEGAAVLLHFATRSGRRAMVEIKSAKKIPLGAPVYIEGEKEEAGIIGNKNVVYLSGLDARIQQVLQVVWGDGNTQQCRFNLPPATKEQLERDNWYKKIIVQCE, from the coding sequence ATGGAAAAGAAAAATTATTATAAGGGGTATGCTCCTACCTCCCTGCACAAAGCGATATTTCACCGAAATCTCTTAGGGTTATGCATTTCTGTTATATTAGCCGCTATACCTTCTATTGCTTTGTCCAATGATTTTGAATTTGAAGAAGGTTTTCTGAAGAAGGACAAAAATGGTGCTTCTCCGGATATTTTCCTCATCAAAAACTCTGTATCACCGGGCATTAAACAAGTCGATGTATATCTCAATGAAAGGCTTGTAGATCAGTATCCAATTAATTTTATTGAAAATGCTAAAAAAGATGAAGTGATAGCTTGTTTGCCTTCTGATTTTTTAAAACAAATAGGCATCAAGACTGAAAATTATGATAAATGGAAAAAGCCATCAACTACGCCAGTTAAAAACGTGGTTGAAACAAAAAAGTTACAGGTTTGCGAAGATTTAGCTTCCAGCATTCCTCATTCCCGGATTGATTATGACGACACGGTGCAGATCCTGAAAATTCAGGTTCCACAGGTTGCTATTGATTCAACCCATTTCACTATGATTTCACCAAAAGAGTGGGATCATGGCGTCGCTAATTTACGCACGAGCTACTCTGGCTACTATTACCAAACACAATTAAAAAATACGCACAACAGCAATATTGATGATAAGACCTCCAGTGCCTATATCAACCTGAACAGCGTGGCTGGTTTTGGTCCGTGGCGGTTATTCAGCATTGACTCCTTTAGCCGTGACACACAAGGCAAATGGGATAACAATCACGATCGTTTGTATATGAGCCGCGACTTCGCGCCTGTGCACGGCACATTTGCAGTTGGCGATCTTTATACTAAGACTAAAAGCAGTATTTTCGGCCCGATACCACTGCGCGGTATCTCCTTGAATACTAGCGAAAGTATGATGCTGGATAATGAATTTAGTTATGCGCCAGTAATACGAGGTGTAGCTCGCACAAACGCACGTATCTATGTTCGCCAGCGCAATAATATTATTTACAGCGCGACCTTAACACCCGGTGAATTTGCAATAGATGATATCTACAGCGCTCAGGTTGGTGCCGATCTGGAAGTTACCGTTGAAGAAGCGGATGGTACAAAACAGGTCTTTTGGGTTCCCTTCACAACACTGCCGACCTTACTTCGGCCGGGGACGCTTCGCTATGGTACGGCTATTGGGCAATATCGCGATGGAGCGAACAGTGCCGATCAGCCATGGCTTGGAACAACTAACATAGAGTATGGTTTCGAAAAGATCACTGTTAATAATACGCTGCTTATCGCAGAGAATTATCAGTCCGCAGCAATTGGTACCGCATGGAACGTAGGCAGCCTGGGCGCATTCTCTTTTGAATTTGCTAATGCTTATTATCGTGAGACCTGGAATGACGATGTGTCACATAATGGCTCCGCATTGCGCTTATTATATGCTAAGCAATTTTCTGAAACTGATACGGGCTTACAAATTTTGGGCTACCAATACCGTTCAGAGAATTTCCTTGATTTTTCTGAATTTATGACCCGCTCAAACTATGAAGATATTAATGGTTATGATTATGGTGATAGCGGCTGGAATCGACGCCGCCGTAGTCGGGTTGAGATGAATATTAACCAAGGGTTAGCGGGTAAAGGTAGCCTTTATTTTTCTCTCAGCCAGGACCGCTTTTATAATACATCCGACAAAAGTACATCCATTTCAGGAGGAGCGGGTACCAATATTGGATCGGCGAACGTTTCCTTATCATGGACATACACCAAGGATAATAATTTTAAAGATAACCAACTGAATCTCAATGTCAGTATCCCGCTGCATTGGGGTAAAAATGCAGCTTCAATAGGCACTGTTAACTATGGTTTAACGCGAAACAAAGATAATCGCTACAACCAGACTCTGGGCTACTCTGGTACAGCCCTGGATAACAATCTGAACTATTCAGCTAACTTCCAGCGCAACGAAGAAGGGAACTATAGCGAATCCTTCTCAGCAGGATACAGTTCCAGTCTCGCCGCGTTAAATGGCTCCGTCGGGCACGATGATAATTCTACGCAATTTTCAGCAGGAATGAGCGGCGGGCTGGTGCTTTATCGCGGAGGATTAATACTGACTCCAGCGCTAGGCAGAACCATCGGTATTATTGAAACACCTGATGCCAGCGGCATCGGTGTTAATTCAAGTAATAATGCGAAAACAGATTATTGGGGACGCACCGTTGTTAATTATCTGACACCGTACCGTTATAATACGTTGACGCTTGATACAACCCATGCCGAAAACGTTGAACTTAAAGAAACTACGCGAAAGGTTGTGCCATCTGAAGGTGCCGCCGTCCTTTTGCATTTCGCCACACGCTCTGGCAGGCGTGCGATGGTTGAAATAAAAAGCGCCAAGAAAATTCCCCTCGGCGCACCTGTTTATATAGAGGGCGAAAAGGAAGAAGCCGGCATTATTGGAAATAAAAACGTGGTTTATTTAAGTGGCCTTGACGCACGTATCCAACAGGTATTACAGGTTGTATGGGGAGACGGTAATACACAACAATGTCGATTTAATTTACCTCCAGCGACTAAAGAGCAATTAGAACGCGATAACTGGTATAAAAAAATTATCGTACAGTGTGAATGA
- the ppiB gene encoding peptidylprolyl isomerase B, which yields MVTFHTNHGDIVIKTFDDKAPETVKNFLDYCREGFYDNTIFHRVINGFMIQGGGFEPGMNQKTTKSPIQNEANNGLKNTRGTLAMARTQAPHSATAQFFINVADNDFLNFSGESLQGWGYCVFAEVVEGMDVVDKIKSVSTGRSGMHQDVPKEDVVIKSVTVSE from the coding sequence ATGGTAACTTTCCACACCAATCATGGCGATATCGTAATCAAGACGTTTGACGACAAGGCGCCGGAAACAGTCAAAAACTTCCTGGACTACTGTCGTGAAGGTTTCTACGACAACACCATTTTCCACCGTGTTATCAACGGCTTTATGATTCAGGGCGGCGGTTTTGAACCGGGCATGAATCAGAAAACCACCAAATCTCCGATTCAGAACGAAGCTAACAACGGTCTGAAAAACACCCGTGGCACCCTGGCGATGGCTCGTACTCAGGCACCTCACTCCGCCACCGCACAGTTCTTCATCAACGTCGCCGATAACGACTTCCTGAACTTCTCCGGCGAAAGCCTGCAGGGTTGGGGCTACTGTGTATTTGCAGAAGTGGTTGAAGGTATGGACGTGGTCGACAAAATCAAATCGGTATCTACCGGCCGCAGCGGCATGCACCAGGATGTGCCGAAAGAAGATGTTGTGATCAAAAGCGTCACCGTCAGCGAGTAA
- a CDS encoding SDR family oxidoreductase, whose translation MQKVALVTGGSKGIGYAAAQALYQMGYAVIVVARNEQQLTECAEGLDAERFIPIAADVTDPQQVETLFQRVHEQFGRLDLLFNNAGNNSPAKSIEEIPFEEWQRVFNLNVHASFLCAKEAIKIMKQQQPMGGRIINNASISATTPRLYSAPYTASKHAITGLTKSIALDCRQYNIACGQINVGNAETQLSARMRKGVYQANGTIAPEAMMDVADVAAAIQMIAALPPTTNVLELTIMANEMPFVGRG comes from the coding sequence ATGCAGAAGGTGGCGTTGGTTACCGGGGGCAGTAAAGGCATTGGTTATGCGGCGGCGCAGGCCCTGTATCAGATGGGTTACGCGGTCATCGTGGTGGCACGTAACGAGCAGCAGCTTACTGAGTGCGCAGAGGGGCTGGACGCTGAACGATTTATTCCGATTGCCGCAGACGTCACTGACCCGCAGCAGGTTGAGACACTTTTTCAGCGCGTCCACGAACAGTTTGGTCGTCTGGATTTGCTGTTTAACAATGCGGGCAATAACAGTCCGGCGAAATCAATTGAAGAGATCCCGTTTGAGGAGTGGCAGCGGGTGTTCAATCTTAACGTGCACGCCAGCTTCCTCTGTGCCAAAGAAGCTATCAAGATAATGAAACAGCAGCAGCCGATGGGCGGGCGGATTATTAACAACGCTTCTATTTCTGCAACCACCCCACGCTTGTATAGCGCGCCGTATACCGCCTCGAAGCACGCGATTACTGGGCTGACAAAATCCATCGCACTCGACTGTCGACAATATAATATCGCCTGCGGGCAGATTAACGTTGGCAACGCCGAGACGCAGCTTTCGGCGCGGATGCGCAAAGGCGTTTATCAGGCTAACGGCACGATTGCGCCAGAGGCGATGATGGATGTGGCCGATGTTGCGGCGGCGATTCAGATGATTGCGGCGCTGCCGCCAACGACTAACGTACTGGAGCTGACGATCATGGCCAACGAGATGCCGTTCGTTGGGCGGGGATAA
- the lpxH gene encoding UDP-2,3-diacylglucosamine diphosphatase, whose amino-acid sequence MATLFIADLHLQTEEPAITAGFLRFLQGEARKADALYILGDLFEAWIGDDDPNPLHQQIASALKALADSGVPCYFIHGNRDFLVGKRFARQSAMTLLPEEQLLDLYGRKVLIMHGDTLCTDDAGYLAFRAKVHNPWVQRLFLALPLFIRRRIAAKMRADSKAANSSKSMDIMDVNPQAVVDVMEKHHVQWLIHGHTHRPAVHQLQANGKAACRVVLGAWHSEGSMVKVTPEDVELIHFPF is encoded by the coding sequence GTGGCGACACTTTTTATTGCGGATTTGCATCTGCAAACGGAAGAACCGGCGATTACCGCCGGTTTTCTGCGCTTTTTACAGGGGGAAGCCCGCAAGGCGGACGCCCTGTATATCCTCGGCGACCTGTTTGAAGCGTGGATCGGTGATGACGATCCGAATCCACTGCATCAGCAAATTGCCTCAGCGCTCAAAGCGTTAGCCGACTCCGGCGTCCCCTGCTACTTCATCCACGGCAACCGCGATTTTCTCGTCGGCAAGCGATTTGCCCGCCAAAGCGCGATGACTCTACTGCCGGAAGAGCAGCTTCTCGATCTCTACGGGCGCAAAGTGCTGATTATGCACGGAGATACCCTCTGCACCGACGACGCAGGCTATCTGGCGTTTCGCGCGAAGGTTCACAACCCCTGGGTCCAGCGCCTGTTTTTGGCCTTACCGCTGTTTATCCGCCGCCGTATTGCCGCCAAAATGCGCGCCGACAGCAAAGCCGCCAACAGCAGCAAGTCGATGGACATTATGGACGTGAACCCGCAGGCAGTGGTTGACGTCATGGAGAAGCATCACGTTCAGTGGCTGATTCACGGGCATACGCACCGTCCGGCCGTTCATCAGCTACAAGCCAATGGCAAAGCCGCTTGTCGCGTGGTTCTTGGCGCGTGGCATAGCGAAGGTTCAATGGTCAAAGTCACGCCAGAAGACGTCGAGCTGATTCATTTCCCTTTCTAG